TAAACAAGGTGAGGACATATGATATGTGGTAAAATTTTTCGCGTCTCTGGTCCGGTAGTAGAACTGGAAGAGGTAGTTAATCTCCGGATGATGGATATGGTAGAAGTAGGAGAAGACCATCTAGTAGGTGAAGTTGTCCGATTGAAAGGTGACAGGGGTTATATCCAGGTTTATGAAGATACCACTTCTTTGAAAGCAGGGGATTTTGCTTATACCCAGGGTTTTCCCCTTTATGTGGAACTTGGTCCCGGTCTTATTAGTACTATTTACGATGGAATTCAAAGACCACTTGAAGTTATTAAAAATAAATATGGTATCTATATAACCAGGGGTGTGCATGTCAGTCCAATTGATAAGCAGAAGAAATGGCATTTTTATCCCAGTGCAGTAGAAATAGGAAAAGAAATTGCATCAGGATTTGTTTTAGGAGAAGTACAGGAAACACCCAACTTAAAACATCTGATTATGCTTCATCCCAATCTAAGTGGTATTTTAAAATGGATTGCACCTGAAGGTGATTATACAGTTGAGGAAAAAATAGCAGTGCTTGAAAATAACCACGGGAAAGAAGAAATTTATATGTATCACCGATGGCCTGTGCGTACACCAAGACCTGTCAAATCCCGATTTCCAGTAAGTAAGCCGTTGATTACAGGACAAAGAGTTATTGATACTCTTTTCCCAATTGCTAAGGGCGGTTGTGTGGCAGTGCCTGGTGGATTTGGCACAGGCAAAACAGTAGTCCAGCACCAGTTAGCCAAGTGGAGTGATGCGGATATAGTTATTTTTGTGGGCTGCGGAGAAAGAGGAAATGAAATGATAGATGTTCTTCTAAATTTCTCCAAACTTATTTCTCCAAAAACGAACCGACCTCTCTTGGAAAGAACAATTTTTATTGCAAATACTTCTAATATGCCTGTGGCTGCAAGAGAAGCAAGTATTTACACTGGAATTACTCTTGCGGAATATTATAGGGATATGGGTTATCAGGTTGCTCTAATGGCTGATTCTACAAGTAGATGGGCTGAAGCGCTGCGGGAACTATCAGGACGACTGGAAGAAATGCCCTTAGAGGAAGGATTTCCTGCTTATCTTTCTTCTCGACTGGCTGAATTTTATGAAAGAGCAGGGAATTTTCAGACACTTTCAGGTAACAATGGTTCTATCACCATTATAGCATCAATTTCTCCACCAGGTGGTGACTTTTCAGAGCCCGTAACTTCCCATACCAAACGGTTTGTCAGAAGTTTCTGGGAACTTGATAGAGAATTGGCTAACGCACGACATTATCCATCCATAAGTTGGATTGAGAGTTATTCAGAATACTTAGATGATGTTAAGGAGTGGTGGCATAAAAATATTGACCCACAATGGGAAACAGCACGTTATGCCATAATGGACCTTCTACAAAAAGAACAAAAACTACTTCAAGTGGTAAAACTGGTGGGTCCTGATGTTCTGCCTCAAACACAGCGTTTGATACTGGATATATGTTCTATTTTCAAGAGTGCGTTTCTTCAACAGAGTGCTTTTGATAAAGTAGATACATATACTTCGCCAAAAAAACAGTTTTTAATGCTAAATGCCATATTGAAGTTATATGAGAAAAGTGAGGAATTGGTAAAGAAAGGTGTTACCATTGCCGAGATTAAAGCAACGGATGTTTATGAGGATATTTTAAGAATGAAAACCAAATATACTGAGGAAGATATAGAAAAATTAGAGGAATTACCTGTCCGGATAAATACAGAGTTAGATGAACTTAATTTTTGAATATAAAAATTAGTTATTAGTAAAACATATGAAGGTTAACAGGTATATAGTCCAAAAAATATTAGAGAAAAGGCAAGAAATTTGACACAATATCTCAAAAGTTATAAAGTTAAATTATAGAATTAGTCAGAGATAAGAAAGTTTAATATCTATGATTTTGTTGAGTAGTGTCAAAAACTTAGATGAAAGAGAGAGAGAAAATAAAAATCCCCTTCAAAATCCCCCTCCCCCCTTTGGTTAAAGGGGGAAATTACTCCTTCCTTTGTAAAAGGAAGGTAGGGATGGATTTCTACTTTTCACATTTCATTTGTTTTTGTGAGAAAGTGTGGAGTGAATTTAATTAACCAATTTTGACAGAACCTTTTGTTGAAAGAGGATATTTTATGACAGAAAAATATTCACTGCGGGAATACATGGGATTGGAAGAAATAGTAGGTCCTATTTTTATCATACGAGATATCCACAATGTTGGTTATAACGAACTGGTAGAGATTGTAGATAATCAAGGAAAAAGTCGCATTGGTATTACCCTTGAAGTAGGTAAGGGCTATGCAGTGGTAGAAGTACTTGGTGGAACTGTGGGCCTTTCTTTAAATGAGTCCCGTGTGCGTTTTAAAGGAGAGCCATTAATGTTAGGCGTCTCAGAAGAAATGTTAGGCAGGATATTTGATGGGCTTGGCAATCCTTTAGATGGATTTCCACGACCTGCCTATGAAGAGATGATGAATGTAAATGGTCAGGCTATTAATCCTACTGCCAGAGATTATCCTAGAAACATTATTGAGACAGGACTTTCTGCAATAGATGTTATGAATACTCTGGTGCGAGGGCAAAAACTACCAATTTTTTCTGGAAGTGGTCTACCTCATGATTTAATTGCAGCACAAATTACCCGACAGGCAAGAGTAAAAGAAGAACAATTTTGCGTTATTTTTGCGGCTATGGGTATAAAATATGACACAGCACAATTTTTCATAAGAAATTTTGAAGAAACAGGAGTTTTGGAACGAACTGTTATTTTTTTAAGTTTAGCAGATAGTCCCTCAATAGAGCGACTTCAAACCCCTCGTCTGGCTTTATCCTGTGCAGAATTTCTTGCTTTTAAAAAGCATATGCATGTTCTGGTAATTATGACTGATATGTCAAATTATTGCGAAGCACTTCGGGAAGTTTCTACGATAAGAGGTGAAATTCCTGCGCGTAAAGGATATCCTGGATATCTATACAGCGATTTAGCAAGTCTTTATGAGCGAGCAGGAATAATAAAAGGGTCAGAAGGTTCTATTACACAATTACCTATTCTAACTATGCCCAATGACGACATTACTCATCCAATACCTGATTTGACTGGTTATATTACCGAAGGACAAATTGTTCTTGAAAGGGAACTTTTTAGTAGAGGTATTTACCCGCCAATTGCGGGATTACCTTCACTTTCCCGTCTTATGAAAGATAATATCGGTGCCGGGATGACCAGAGAAGACCATCCAGACCTATCTTCTCAATTATTTGCCTGCTATGCACATGTGAAAGATATCAGAGCTCTGGCTGCTATTATTGGGGAAGAAGAACTTTCTCCGTTAGACCAATTGTATCTCAAATTTGGAGATGCTTTTGAGCAGAAATTCCTCAGTCAGGGACATTATGAAAGACGAACACTGGAACAAGGACTTAATTTGGGCTGGGAAATTCTTTCAGAACTACCAGCAGATGAACTTCTTCGTGTTAAAGAAGAAGAAATAAAAAAATATTACAAAGGTGAAAAATGAGAATACAATGTCCTGCTACTAAGACAAATCTCCTTAAGATGAAAAAAGCCCTTTTACTTACAGAAGAGGGTTATCAACTTCTTGAGGAAAAAAGAAAAATTATTATGAATGCACTGACTGGTCTAATTCATATAATACACCAGTCAGAAGAAGAAGTTGCTACTGCTCTTAAAGAAGGGTATAATTTGGTTGATAAGACAATATGTTCTATGGGCAGAAAGAAATTAGAAGAAATAAGTTTCTCTATAAACATTCAGAATAGTATATCTATATCTCACAGGAAGGTAATGGGTGTTTCTTTACCTGATATCAAACTTGATTTGCAGGATAATCCTCCTTATTATAGTCCATATGAAGTAAGTTTATATACTGATGAGGTAATAGAGCATTTTAAGAAAATTCTTTCTCTTTTAGTTGAGTTGGCTGAGAAGAGAATTGCTCTTTTACGACTTGCTAAAGAGATGCAAAAAACAATGCGTAAGGTCAATGCACTTGAGAAAGTATATATTCCTGCTTACAGGGAAACAGTTAAGTATATTGGAGATAGATTGGATGAAGAAAGTCGGGATGCATTTTCCTTATTGAAATTGATAAAGCAAAGGCACGCAGGTAACAGAGTTACCTAAGAAGTAGTGAGTAGTAAGTAAAAATATAAAATAAAAAAGAAATGGTTAAAATTTTACTCTCTACTTTCTTCTTGCTACTTAAACATAAACAGAGTGCAGTAAATATTTTCGGAGCGAATGCCTATGGCTATAAAGAATATACTTGTTTCTCTTTCGGTAGATATTAACTCATCTCTTGTTACTGCAAAATATGCTATTTATATAGCAAAAGTTCTACAAGCAAAATTGATTGCTGTATATGTAGTTGATAAAGAAGCATTACAGAAATTGATAAAAGCCAGAATATTCATAGATACTGAAGCGATGGAATACGAACGGGATATAGAAAATGAGGGTAAAATATTCCTTGATAGATTTAAACAGATGGCAGAAAACAAAGAAGTTCCTTTTGAGGGAATAGAATTAAAGGGCGTAGTTCATA
The window above is part of the bacterium genome. Proteins encoded here:
- a CDS encoding V-type ATP synthase subunit B; translated protein: MTEKYSLREYMGLEEIVGPIFIIRDIHNVGYNELVEIVDNQGKSRIGITLEVGKGYAVVEVLGGTVGLSLNESRVRFKGEPLMLGVSEEMLGRIFDGLGNPLDGFPRPAYEEMMNVNGQAINPTARDYPRNIIETGLSAIDVMNTLVRGQKLPIFSGSGLPHDLIAAQITRQARVKEEQFCVIFAAMGIKYDTAQFFIRNFEETGVLERTVIFLSLADSPSIERLQTPRLALSCAEFLAFKKHMHVLVIMTDMSNYCEALREVSTIRGEIPARKGYPGYLYSDLASLYERAGIIKGSEGSITQLPILTMPNDDITHPIPDLTGYITEGQIVLERELFSRGIYPPIAGLPSLSRLMKDNIGAGMTREDHPDLSSQLFACYAHVKDIRALAAIIGEEELSPLDQLYLKFGDAFEQKFLSQGHYERRTLEQGLNLGWEILSELPADELLRVKEEEIKKYYKGEK
- a CDS encoding V-type ATP synthase subunit A: MICGKIFRVSGPVVELEEVVNLRMMDMVEVGEDHLVGEVVRLKGDRGYIQVYEDTTSLKAGDFAYTQGFPLYVELGPGLISTIYDGIQRPLEVIKNKYGIYITRGVHVSPIDKQKKWHFYPSAVEIGKEIASGFVLGEVQETPNLKHLIMLHPNLSGILKWIAPEGDYTVEEKIAVLENNHGKEEIYMYHRWPVRTPRPVKSRFPVSKPLITGQRVIDTLFPIAKGGCVAVPGGFGTGKTVVQHQLAKWSDADIVIFVGCGERGNEMIDVLLNFSKLISPKTNRPLLERTIFIANTSNMPVAAREASIYTGITLAEYYRDMGYQVALMADSTSRWAEALRELSGRLEEMPLEEGFPAYLSSRLAEFYERAGNFQTLSGNNGSITIIASISPPGGDFSEPVTSHTKRFVRSFWELDRELANARHYPSISWIESYSEYLDDVKEWWHKNIDPQWETARYAIMDLLQKEQKLLQVVKLVGPDVLPQTQRLILDICSIFKSAFLQQSAFDKVDTYTSPKKQFLMLNAILKLYEKSEELVKKGVTIAEIKATDVYEDILRMKTKYTEEDIEKLEELPVRINTELDELNF
- a CDS encoding universal stress protein — protein: MAIKNILVSLSVDINSSLVTAKYAIYIAKVLQAKLIAVYVVDKEALQKLIKARIFIDTEAMEYERDIENEGKIFLDRFKQMAENKEVPFEGIELKGVVHTEVINKIKETNADLLIMGELKEALSLRDTFYNEGALIFFEAPCPVLVVKNKKYVELLYQSI
- a CDS encoding V-type ATP synthase subunit D: MRIQCPATKTNLLKMKKALLLTEEGYQLLEEKRKIIMNALTGLIHIIHQSEEEVATALKEGYNLVDKTICSMGRKKLEEISFSINIQNSISISHRKVMGVSLPDIKLDLQDNPPYYSPYEVSLYTDEVIEHFKKILSLLVELAEKRIALLRLAKEMQKTMRKVNALEKVYIPAYRETVKYIGDRLDEESRDAFSLLKLIKQRHAGNRVT